In Halovulum dunhuangense, one genomic interval encodes:
- a CDS encoding ABC transporter permease — protein sequence MTASATNPPLGHEREDHPDTVWVEHVSWFDRLPRAVSMATIFIVFVGIWYATHISGLVSPIILPSPMDTAEEILFVGNNLLTGGYMLGPLWMTLKEVFYAFILATALGFSLGVLVGETTFGERAVMPYLVAIDTMPKVAFAPLFIAWLGFGIESKVALATFIATFPIIVGTAAGLHAADENARMLFKTMGATRWQTLVKMKLPTGMPHFFTGLKIGSVGVMAGAITGEFLGGGKGFGELIRVASTNLDTARVFALIIYLSLIGLAIFMTVVWAQRRFVFWQKSSVMGDH from the coding sequence GTGACCGCGTCCGCCACAAACCCGCCCCTCGGGCACGAGCGCGAGGATCATCCCGATACCGTCTGGGTGGAGCATGTCTCCTGGTTCGACCGCCTGCCGCGGGCGGTATCCATGGCCACCATCTTCATCGTGTTCGTGGGCATCTGGTACGCGACCCATATCAGCGGTCTCGTCTCGCCCATCATCCTGCCCTCGCCGATGGATACGGCCGAGGAAATCCTGTTCGTGGGCAACAACCTGCTGACCGGCGGCTACATGCTGGGGCCGCTCTGGATGACGCTGAAGGAGGTGTTCTACGCCTTCATCCTGGCGACCGCGCTGGGCTTCTCGCTGGGGGTTCTGGTCGGCGAGACCACCTTCGGCGAGCGGGCGGTGATGCCCTACCTGGTGGCGATCGACACCATGCCCAAGGTGGCCTTCGCGCCGCTCTTCATCGCGTGGCTGGGCTTCGGCATCGAATCCAAGGTGGCGCTGGCGACCTTCATCGCGACCTTTCCGATCATCGTGGGCACCGCCGCGGGGCTGCACGCCGCCGACGAGAATGCGCGGATGCTGTTCAAGACGATGGGGGCGACGCGCTGGCAGACGCTGGTGAAGATGAAGCTGCCCACGGGCATGCCGCATTTCTTCACCGGGCTGAAGATCGGGTCGGTGGGCGTCATGGCCGGCGCCATCACCGGCGAGTTCCTGGGCGGCGGCAAGGGCTTCGGCGAGTTGATCCGCGTGGCGTCGACCAACCTGGACACCGCCCGCGTCTTCGCGCTGATCATCTATCTCAGCCTGATCGGGCTTGCGATCTTCATGACCGTGGTCTGGGCGCAGCGACGCTTCGTGTTCTGGCAGAAATCCAGCGTTATGGGCGATCACTGA
- the atpD gene encoding F0F1 ATP synthase subunit beta — MKQRSTGVGHIVRLGGGIADVRFDGALPSISTRLVTLTDPEIVIEVASLPGEGLARGLVMNPSADLRIGLAVRDTGGPIEVPVGEELLGRMFNVFGDTIDAGPPLGDLPRRPILRAPVPLVARRVEGTIFETGIKAIDLLSPLERGGKAGLFGGAGVGKTVLITEMIHNMVAEYDGVSLFCGIGERSREAEELYREMGEAGVLENTVMMFGQMNESPGVRFRVGHAALTMAEYFRDDLRRNVLVLIDNIFRFVQAGSEVSGLLGRIPSRVGYQPTLGTELADLEERICSTDRGTMTSIQAVYVPADDFTDPAATHTFAHLSASIVLSRKKASEGLYPAIDPLKSFSRMLTPGTVSPRHYRIARGVRSTLAEYEDLKDIIAMLGLEELSERDRAIVRQARQLERFLTQPFFSTEAMTGNRGRFVTLDATLDSCERILSGEFSDRDEGDFYMIGSIDDLDGPPGAPDAA; from the coding sequence ATGAAGCAGCGCAGCACCGGCGTGGGACATATCGTGCGGCTGGGCGGCGGGATCGCCGATGTCCGGTTCGACGGCGCGTTGCCGTCGATCAGCACGCGCCTGGTCACGCTGACCGACCCCGAGATCGTGATCGAGGTCGCGAGCTTGCCGGGCGAGGGTCTGGCGCGCGGGCTGGTGATGAACCCCTCGGCCGATCTGCGCATCGGCCTGGCCGTGCGCGACACCGGCGGGCCGATCGAGGTGCCGGTGGGTGAAGAGCTTCTGGGGCGGATGTTCAACGTCTTCGGCGACACGATCGACGCAGGCCCGCCCCTGGGCGACCTGCCCCGCCGACCGATCCTGCGCGCGCCGGTTCCGCTGGTCGCGCGGCGGGTGGAGGGGACGATCTTCGAGACAGGGATCAAGGCCATCGACCTGCTGAGCCCGCTCGAACGGGGCGGGAAGGCCGGGCTGTTCGGGGGGGCCGGTGTCGGCAAGACGGTGCTGATCACCGAGATGATCCACAACATGGTCGCCGAATACGACGGCGTCAGCCTGTTCTGCGGCATTGGCGAACGCTCGCGCGAGGCAGAGGAGCTGTATCGCGAGATGGGCGAGGCGGGCGTCCTGGAGAACACGGTGATGATGTTCGGGCAGATGAACGAAAGCCCCGGCGTGCGGTTCCGCGTGGGTCACGCGGCACTGACCATGGCAGAGTATTTCCGCGACGACCTGCGCCGCAACGTGCTGGTGCTGATCGACAACATCTTCCGCTTCGTGCAGGCGGGGTCCGAGGTGTCGGGCCTTCTGGGGCGCATTCCCAGCCGCGTGGGCTATCAGCCGACGCTGGGCACGGAGCTGGCCGACCTGGAGGAGCGGATCTGCTCGACCGACCGCGGAACCATGACCTCGATCCAGGCGGTCTATGTGCCGGCGGACGATTTCACCGATCCGGCCGCAACGCATACCTTCGCGCACCTGTCGGCGTCGATCGTGCTGTCGCGCAAGAAGGCGTCCGAGGGGCTTTACCCGGCCATCGACCCGCTGAAATCCTTTTCGCGGATGCTGACACCGGGCACGGTCAGCCCGCGCCACTACCGGATCGCGCGCGGCGTGCGCAGCACCCTGGCGGAATACGAGGACCTGAAGGACATCATCGCGATGCTGGGCCTGGAGGAGCTTTCCGAGCGCGACCGCGCCATCGTGCGCCAGGCCCGCCAGCTTGAGCGGTTCCTGACCCAGCCCTTCTTCTCGACCGAGGCGATGACCGGGAACAGGGGCCGCTTCGTGACGCTCGACGCGACGCTGGACAGCTGCGAGCGGATCCTGTCGGGTGAGTTCAGCGACCGCGACGAGGGGGATTTCTACATGATCGGGTCGATCGATGACCTCGACGGACCGCCGGGGGCCCCGGATGCGGCTTGA
- a CDS encoding ABC transporter ATP-binding protein: MNQPLASTVPAAQEARPVYTLRNVSKHYARRGVHALDTVSMTLREGSFSSVIGSSGCGKSTLLKIMAGLVPPSAGSVMLEGRPVTGPREDIGMMFQQATLFPWRTVIENIVLPIEIRDGKKAAAAAHDKARALLDMAGLKGFESVYPNELSGGMAQRAAICRMLVSEPSVLLLDEPFSALDELTRDFMNMELQRICMERNATAFLVTHSIPEAVILSDVVYCMSPRPGRIAEIVEIDLPRPRTLDMITTPKFGALVDRIRKQLDEGAFL; the protein is encoded by the coding sequence TTGAACCAGCCCCTCGCCTCAACCGTCCCGGCCGCGCAGGAGGCGCGGCCGGTCTACACGCTGCGCAATGTCTCCAAGCATTATGCGCGGCGTGGGGTGCACGCGCTCGACACTGTCAGCATGACCCTGCGGGAAGGCAGCTTCTCCTCGGTGATCGGGTCGAGCGGGTGCGGAAAATCGACGTTGCTGAAGATCATGGCGGGGCTGGTGCCGCCATCTGCCGGCAGCGTCATGCTGGAGGGCCGGCCCGTCACCGGCCCCCGCGAGGACATCGGGATGATGTTCCAGCAGGCCACGCTGTTCCCGTGGCGCACGGTGATCGAGAACATCGTCCTGCCGATCGAGATCCGCGACGGCAAGAAGGCCGCCGCGGCCGCGCATGACAAGGCGCGCGCGCTGCTGGACATGGCCGGGCTCAAGGGCTTCGAGAGCGTCTATCCGAACGAGCTGTCGGGCGGCATGGCGCAGCGCGCAGCGATCTGCCGGATGCTGGTCAGCGAGCCGTCGGTGCTGCTGCTCGACGAGCCGTTCAGCGCGCTGGACGAGTTGACCCGCGACTTCATGAACATGGAGTTGCAGCGCATCTGCATGGAGCGCAACGCCACGGCCTTTCTGGTCACCCACTCGATCCCGGAAGCCGTGATCCTGTCGGACGTCGTCTATTGCATGTCGCCGCGCCCCGGCCGCATCGCCGAGATCGTCGAGATCGACCTGCCACGTCCGCGCACGCTCGACATGATCACGACGCCGAAATTCGGCGCGCTGGTCGACCGGATCCGAAAGCAACTCGACGAAGGAGCCTTCCTGTGA
- a CDS encoding GntR family transcriptional regulator, giving the protein MNNQSQSLGIALSERIRQDILFGRLAPGEKLRLKMLSERYDCGASPIREALNQLTTDGWVVRIDKRGFFVSDTSRTEFDDILRNRCFMEGEALRLSIERGDAAWEERVLLSHHRLRQLKRPGDPTPVAAIAGWEEAHKDFHMSLISGCGSPFLIATCDKLYYLNIRYRHMARSKSQRSRTVASEHEQITDLALSRKTEEAVGALQEHYMVTGRFLFDE; this is encoded by the coding sequence ATGAACAATCAGAGCCAATCCCTCGGCATCGCATTGAGCGAGCGGATCCGGCAGGACATCCTGTTCGGCCGGCTTGCGCCCGGCGAAAAGCTGCGGCTGAAGATGCTGTCCGAGCGCTACGACTGCGGCGCGTCGCCGATCCGCGAGGCGCTGAACCAGCTTACCACCGATGGCTGGGTCGTGCGCATCGACAAGCGGGGCTTCTTCGTGTCGGACACCTCGCGCACGGAATTCGACGACATCCTGCGCAACCGCTGCTTCATGGAGGGCGAGGCGCTGCGCCTGTCGATCGAGAGGGGCGACGCGGCCTGGGAGGAACGGGTCCTGCTGTCGCATCACCGGCTGCGCCAGCTCAAGCGGCCGGGCGACCCGACCCCCGTCGCCGCCATCGCGGGCTGGGAAGAGGCGCACAAGGATTTCCACATGAGCCTGATCTCTGGCTGCGGCTCTCCCTTCCTGATCGCGACCTGCGACAAGCTCTATTACCTCAACATCCGCTATCGCCACATGGCCCGCAGCAAGTCCCAGCGCAGCCGGACGGTGGCCAGCGAGCACGAGCAGATCACCGACCTGGCCCTGTCGCGCAAGACAGAGGAGGCCGTGGGCGCCCTTCAGGAACATTACATGGTGACCGGGCGCTTCCTGTTCGACGAGTGA
- a CDS encoding AtpZ/AtpI family protein — protein MNTGRDSETDTIARKAQRMEQARKRRRESAWYGLGMFGLVGWSVAVPIVAGVALGVWIDRRWPGEVSWTLTLLLAGAVLGAFNAWTWVRREGRDD, from the coding sequence ATGAACACCGGCCGCGACAGCGAGACGGACACCATCGCGCGCAAGGCGCAGCGGATGGAACAGGCCCGCAAGCGCCGCCGGGAAAGCGCCTGGTACGGGCTGGGCATGTTCGGGCTGGTGGGCTGGTCCGTCGCGGTGCCCATCGTCGCGGGCGTCGCGCTGGGGGTATGGATCGACCGGCGCTGGCCCGGCGAGGTGTCATGGACGCTGACCCTGCTGCTTGCGGGCGCGGTGCTGGGCGCATTCAACGCCTGGACCTGGGTCCGGCGGGAGGGGCGCGATGACTGA
- a CDS encoding F0F1 ATP synthase subunit epsilon codes for MRLEVITPMAVCLDRPVRRIVAEGPDGRFGMWPGHIDFVSALVPGILVYETEAGAERFVAVNSGTLVKCGEEVRVAVRGAVEGDDLAVLRARVEAEFRQHDEQERDARAALARLEASMVRRFRDLGAASP; via the coding sequence ATGCGGCTTGAGGTCATCACCCCCATGGCGGTCTGCCTGGACCGCCCCGTGCGCCGCATCGTGGCCGAGGGCCCGGACGGTCGCTTCGGCATGTGGCCGGGCCACATCGATTTCGTCAGCGCGCTGGTGCCGGGCATCCTTGTCTACGAGACCGAGGCCGGCGCGGAACGTTTCGTCGCCGTCAACTCGGGCACGCTGGTCAAATGCGGCGAGGAGGTGCGGGTGGCGGTGCGCGGTGCGGTCGAGGGGGACGACCTGGCCGTGTTGCGCGCACGCGTGGAGGCCGAGTTCCGCCAGCATGACGAGCAGGAGCGCGATGCCCGCGCGGCGCTGGCGCGGCTGGAGGCGAGCATGGTCCGCCGGTTTCGCGATCTGGGGGCGGCATCGCCATGA
- a CDS encoding ABC transporter substrate-binding protein — protein MSNFTRRGAMALALAVVPMLASPLAAQEMTRVTYVSPSPSAINSFPIFVGIGEGYFAEEGIEVDPQAVNGSSAILQALASGQAQIGRPGPAPVIQANARGVAVKFLYNSLPRSSFGILVPEAAEFDSPDDLKGTSIGVGTADGAEVGFARAILNSFGMSEPADYEFIPVGDGGTATAGFIREEISAYVGSLADKAILTYRGWPMRDITPEEFQTLFGNGYAATAEYIEANPEIIEGFGRAMVRATLFTRDPANRERVLDHLAAGNPQEGEDREFANALLEAVLEKGVPHDMSKGWGYQDPEHWQAWHDNMVASGELEAPLPDLSVVYTNEFVEKWNTLP, from the coding sequence ATGAGCAACTTCACGCGCCGCGGCGCGATGGCGCTGGCGCTGGCGGTGGTGCCGATGCTCGCGTCGCCGCTGGCCGCGCAGGAGATGACGCGGGTGACCTATGTGTCGCCCAGCCCGTCGGCCATCAACTCGTTCCCGATCTTCGTGGGCATCGGCGAGGGCTATTTCGCCGAGGAGGGGATCGAGGTGGACCCGCAGGCGGTGAACGGCTCGTCCGCGATCCTGCAGGCGCTGGCCTCGGGCCAGGCGCAGATCGGCCGCCCGGGCCCGGCCCCGGTGATCCAGGCCAACGCCCGTGGCGTGGCGGTCAAGTTCCTCTACAACTCGCTGCCGCGCAGTTCGTTCGGCATCCTGGTGCCCGAGGCGGCGGAATTCGACAGCCCCGACGACCTGAAGGGCACCAGCATCGGCGTCGGCACCGCGGACGGGGCCGAGGTGGGCTTTGCCCGCGCGATCCTCAACTCCTTCGGCATGAGCGAACCGGCCGACTACGAGTTCATCCCGGTGGGCGATGGCGGCACCGCGACCGCCGGCTTCATCCGCGAAGAGATATCGGCCTATGTCGGGTCGCTTGCGGACAAGGCGATCCTGACCTATCGCGGCTGGCCGATGCGCGACATCACGCCCGAGGAATTCCAGACCCTGTTCGGCAACGGCTATGCCGCCACCGCCGAATACATCGAGGCCAACCCCGAGATCATCGAGGGCTTCGGCCGCGCGATGGTGCGGGCGACGCTGTTCACCCGCGACCCGGCCAACCGCGAGCGGGTGCTCGACCACCTGGCGGCCGGCAACCCGCAGGAAGGCGAGGACCGCGAATTCGCCAACGCGCTGCTGGAAGCGGTTCTGGAAAAGGGCGTGCCGCACGACATGTCGAAGGGCTGGGGCTACCAGGACCCCGAGCACTGGCAGGCCTGGCATGACAACATGGTGGCCTCGGGCGAGCTGGAAGCGCCGCTGCCCGATCTTTCGGTGGTCTATACCAACGAATTCGTCGAGAAGTGGAACACCCTGCCTTGA
- a CDS encoding fumarylacetoacetate hydrolase family protein, with protein sequence MRLFYADDYRLCVLSNDMAVDITGLIEERDRLAPEDLMAALIARFDHYRPAVENAARTGTGVPLASVRVRAPIPRPRNIVCMAVNYMEDGTLPEPKPINAFHKVPSAVIGPGDTMVLPDAPATNFECEAEIALIIGKRAKNVSIEDAMDHVFGYTNFMDGSARGLPPAQNVFFQAKSRDTFAPMGPFIVTADEIADPQKLGIRLWVNGRLTQNFNTDDMAHDIARCISWTSSIMTLEPGDVLATGTNHRGLSSIQDGDTIELECEGLDRLTIRVRDDLHRTWPRETRLERTEKGLPPLPAQTGGKYADATSAAS encoded by the coding sequence TTGAGACTGTTTTACGCAGACGATTACCGCCTGTGCGTTCTGTCGAACGACATGGCCGTGGATATCACCGGGCTCATCGAAGAGCGTGACCGGCTTGCCCCCGAGGATCTGATGGCCGCGCTGATCGCGCGCTTCGACCATTACCGCCCGGCGGTGGAAAACGCGGCCAGAACCGGGACGGGCGTGCCGCTCGCATCCGTTCGCGTGCGTGCGCCGATCCCCCGTCCGCGCAACATCGTGTGCATGGCGGTGAACTACATGGAGGACGGCACCCTGCCCGAGCCCAAGCCGATCAACGCCTTTCACAAGGTGCCGAGCGCGGTCATCGGCCCGGGCGACACGATGGTGCTGCCGGACGCGCCGGCCACGAATTTCGAGTGCGAGGCGGAAATCGCGCTGATCATCGGCAAGCGTGCGAAGAACGTCTCGATCGAGGACGCGATGGATCACGTCTTCGGCTACACGAATTTCATGGACGGCTCGGCCCGCGGCCTGCCGCCGGCGCAGAACGTGTTCTTCCAGGCCAAGTCGCGCGACACCTTTGCGCCGATGGGCCCCTTCATCGTGACCGCGGACGAGATCGCGGACCCGCAGAAGCTCGGTATCCGGCTCTGGGTGAACGGGCGGCTCACGCAGAACTTCAACACCGACGACATGGCGCACGACATCGCGCGGTGCATCTCGTGGACCAGCTCGATCATGACGCTGGAACCCGGTGACGTCCTGGCGACCGGCACGAACCATCGCGGCCTGAGCAGCATCCAGGACGGCGACACGATCGAGCTGGAATGCGAGGGGCTGGACCGGCTGACCATCAGGGTCCGCGACGACCTGCACCGCACCTGGCCGCGCGAAACCCGGCTGGAGCGGACCGAAAAGGGCCTGCCACCCCTGCCCGCGCAGACCGGCGGGAAATACGCGGACGCGACAAGCGCCGCGTCCTGA